A window of Flavobacteriales bacterium contains these coding sequences:
- a CDS encoding bifunctional oligoribonuclease/PAP phosphatase NrnA yields the protein MVFSQERVDAFRDLLSTSSRIMVIGHRSPDGDAIGSSMAITHFLRSLGKEVSVWMPDAFPDFLSWIPGASDIRIYEGSGKEANRIMADSDLILCMDFNRSDRTGPMSQVLMNTETPKVVIDHHLYPADEFVVTFSETQASSTCELVYRLIEAMGEKERVGMDIAHCVYSGLVTDTGSFKYNVHPHTHRIAGELVDLGLNSAEVQSALFDTQSEQRLRLLGYALSEKMRYFPAHNASYITLSKEELKRFNYKKGDTEGLVNYGLSIAGVKFTALASEKDGVVKISFRSKGDLDVNVIANEYFGGGGHKNAAGARSEEGLLRVIEIIEGIIKGLPTA from the coding sequence ATGGTATTCAGTCAAGAAAGAGTAGATGCATTTAGAGATCTGCTCTCTACATCCTCGCGGATCATGGTCATAGGTCATCGCTCTCCAGATGGAGATGCGATAGGGAGTTCGATGGCCATTACGCACTTCCTGCGCTCCTTGGGCAAAGAGGTGAGCGTATGGATGCCAGATGCCTTTCCCGATTTTCTCAGCTGGATCCCAGGAGCGAGCGATATCCGTATCTATGAAGGGAGTGGTAAGGAGGCCAATCGCATCATGGCCGACAGTGATCTGATCCTCTGTATGGACTTCAATCGGAGCGATCGCACAGGTCCCATGTCGCAGGTGTTGATGAACACAGAGACACCCAAAGTGGTCATCGATCATCACTTGTATCCGGCCGATGAATTCGTAGTCACATTCTCAGAGACGCAGGCGAGCAGCACCTGTGAATTGGTCTATCGCTTGATAGAGGCTATGGGAGAGAAAGAGCGCGTAGGAATGGACATAGCACATTGTGTGTATTCTGGCCTGGTGACCGATACCGGATCTTTCAAGTACAATGTCCATCCGCATACGCATCGGATCGCTGGAGAATTGGTCGATCTCGGTCTCAATAGTGCAGAAGTGCAGAGTGCGCTTTTCGACACCCAATCCGAACAACGCTTACGCTTATTGGGATACGCCTTGAGTGAGAAGATGAGATACTTTCCGGCACACAATGCCAGTTATATCACCTTGAGCAAAGAAGAATTGAAAAGATTCAACTACAAGAAAGGGGATACAGAAGGCTTAGTGAACTATGGGCTGAGTATCGCAGGTGTCAAGTTCACGGCATTGGCATCAGAGAAAGATGGTGTGGTCAAGATCTCATTCCGCTCCAAAGGAGATCTGGATGTGAATGTGATCGCCAATGAATATTTCGGAGGAGGAGGCCATAAAAATGCGGCCGGTGCGCGTTCTGAAGAAGGTCTTCTTAGGGTAATTGAGATCATCGAGGGTATCATCAAAGGACTTCCTACAGCATGA
- a CDS encoding nucleoside-diphosphate kinase: MAGKRTFTMIKPDAVENGHIGAILEKINGAGFIIKAMKFTQLSRVDAEAFYAIHKERPFFGELVEYMTSGPIVAAILEKDNAVADFRELIGATNPEEAAEGTIRKLYAESIAANAIHGSDSDENAEIEGSFHFAGREVF; this comes from the coding sequence ATGGCAGGGAAAAGAACTTTTACGATGATCAAGCCTGATGCGGTCGAGAATGGTCACATCGGAGCAATACTTGAGAAGATCAATGGAGCTGGATTCATCATCAAGGCAATGAAATTCACGCAGTTAAGCAGGGTCGATGCAGAGGCCTTCTACGCAATCCATAAGGAACGTCCATTCTTCGGAGAACTGGTCGAGTATATGACTTCGGGTCCTATCGTTGCCGCCATCTTGGAAAAAGACAATGCTGTAGCAGACTTCAGGGAATTGATCGGTGCGACCAATCCAGAAGAAGCTGCTGAAGGAACCATCCGCAAGCTATATGCTGAGTCCATTGCGGCCAATGCGATCCATGGATCGGATAGCGATGAGAATGCGGAGATCGAAGGGTCATTCCACTTCGCTGGACGCGAGGTGTTCTGA
- a CDS encoding phage holin family protein, translated as MKLLLKIALSTLAVFGLAYLLNGIVVDSWQSALLVAIILGFLNTFIRPILIFLTIPITIITLGLFLLVINAGLVLLCDALISGFSVHSFWWALGFSILLSIVQSILYNMFGVKGKKKQARSE; from the coding sequence ATGAAACTACTTCTTAAGATCGCACTCTCCACCTTGGCCGTTTTCGGACTGGCCTATCTCTTGAATGGAATCGTGGTAGACAGCTGGCAGAGCGCCTTGTTGGTCGCCATCATTCTCGGATTCCTCAACACGTTCATCCGGCCGATTCTCATCTTTCTTACCATACCCATAACCATCATCACTTTGGGATTGTTCCTCCTGGTGATCAACGCTGGGCTTGTCCTTCTCTGTGATGCACTGATCTCTGGATTCAGCGTGCACAGTTTCTGGTGGGCCTTGGGCTTTTCGATCCTGCTGAGTATCGTTCAGAGTATCCTATACAATATGTTCGGGGTGAAAGGCAAGAAGAAGCAGGCCCGCTCGGAATAA
- a CDS encoding DUF4442 domain-containing protein → MKSAELLDRLMAGAKQSAWGLKKLNFTLLRVIPFNLPHKFKITRITDELVETELPFRRKNLNHLKGIHACAMATLAEYTTGLFLLSKSSSGGYRLIMKSIHVEYHYQARSKVTASFGMSAEEFDRKVKAPLERDGLLLDEFSVKLYDVDQNLVATGTMEWQLKDWKKVKSK, encoded by the coding sequence ATGAAGTCTGCCGAACTTCTCGATCGATTGATGGCGGGAGCCAAGCAATCTGCATGGGGTCTGAAGAAATTGAATTTCACTCTCCTAAGAGTGATCCCCTTCAACCTTCCCCATAAGTTCAAGATCACCCGGATCACCGATGAGTTGGTAGAGACCGAGCTTCCTTTCCGTAGGAAGAACCTGAATCATCTGAAGGGCATCCATGCCTGTGCGATGGCCACATTGGCCGAGTATACCACCGGACTCTTCTTGCTATCCAAATCGAGTTCTGGGGGATATCGGCTGATCATGAAGAGTATCCATGTCGAGTATCACTATCAGGCTAGAAGTAAAGTGACCGCATCCTTCGGGATGAGTGCAGAGGAGTTCGACCGGAAGGTCAAGGCTCCACTGGAACGGGATGGACTGCTTCTGGATGAATTCTCGGTCAAGCTCTATGATGTAGATCAGAATCTTGTGGCCACTGGTACGATGGAATGGCAGCTAAAGGATTGGAAGAAAGTCAAGAGCAAGTGA
- a CDS encoding nucleoside triphosphate pyrophosphohydrolase family protein, which yields MEKTIEHVRDFHDAFGIENSGSPTVSLPPEEIDLRYKLMREENEEYLDAAKSGDLIEVADALGDMLYILCGTILKHGLQHKIEAIYEEIQRSNMSKLGPGGIPIYREDGKVMKGPDYFKPDIQAILDREEEIV from the coding sequence TTGGAGAAGACCATTGAACACGTGAGGGATTTCCATGACGCATTCGGTATCGAGAATAGCGGATCACCCACCGTTTCACTACCTCCTGAAGAGATCGACCTGCGCTATAAATTGATGCGTGAGGAGAATGAGGAGTATCTGGACGCGGCCAAGAGCGGTGATCTGATAGAAGTGGCCGATGCTCTTGGAGATATGTTGTACATCCTCTGTGGGACCATCCTCAAGCATGGTCTTCAACACAAGATCGAAGCGATCTATGAAGAGATCCAACGGAGCAATATGTCCAAGCTTGGCCCTGGAGGTATCCCGATCTATCGGGAAGATGGCAAGGTCATGAAGGGACCCGACTATTTCAAGCCGGACATCCAGGCGATACTAGATAGGGAAGAAGAGATCGTATGA